The following coding sequences lie in one Pseudomonas monsensis genomic window:
- a CDS encoding autotransporter outer membrane beta-barrel domain-containing protein produces MWSKKDASQIKFTNMWLGSSSLCVFSLLLSQPVNAGTLVGSTQTITNGSSVEQWVLSQKATLNVDGAQTLGVTVFDSTLNANGAVTQQISASLGSTVSLVNTTVAGGNARAGLELANSSATISGSVINGNRLGLQIGHQVGSNTGSSASLSDSSAVGVTGGARVTAFSTLALDKSTLEGTGTGSAGLILLSGTASAVNGSRITGAQNGVTLGLEGAGLPASQLRLDQSSVEGKAGAAIVVDNAGVSAPVSRIDILNGSTLTGGNGAILEVRGASDVALNVERSDLAGNVQVSDNSHAALSFSQASLIGDVSADAGSTATVALQQGSQLSGVMNNVATVGIDSTSSWYLTGNSQVGDLALNGGTVKLGADNQYFQLNVHNLSGNGLFEMGTNFATNQSDFLNVTGTATGDHQLLIASTGSDPASGQPIQVVHTAGGDARFSLANAEGKVDLGTFSYGLKQGGSGNDWFLDPESRTISPSTRAVTALFNTAPTVWYGELTSLRSRMGELRFNPEKSGAWLRAYGNKYNVNDAFGDGYRQSQQGFTLGADAPLHLGEGQWLLGVMAGHSSSDLDLHRGTSGTVQSYYVGTYLTWMDDVSGYYVDSVLKLNRFQNDAKVGMTDGNRSKGDYDNTGFGGSVEVGRHIKLDEGYFIEPFTQWSAVAIQGKDYSLDNGLQAEGDLTRSLLGKVGITAGRDLQLRDGTKVQPYVRGAFAHEFSTNNKVKVNNNVFNNDLSGSRAEVGAGIAINLSERWQAHAEIEYMNGKSIEMPIGGTVGVQFKW; encoded by the coding sequence ATGTGGTCAAAAAAAGATGCCTCCCAGATAAAGTTCACGAATATGTGGTTGGGTAGTTCGTCTTTGTGTGTCTTTTCATTGTTGCTGTCTCAGCCAGTAAATGCCGGAACATTGGTAGGTAGCACACAAACAATCACGAACGGCTCCAGCGTGGAGCAATGGGTTCTTTCTCAAAAAGCGACGTTGAACGTCGACGGTGCCCAGACACTTGGTGTCACCGTGTTTGATTCGACGTTGAATGCAAATGGCGCAGTGACTCAGCAGATCTCAGCCAGTCTCGGGTCGACGGTCAGCCTGGTGAACACCACTGTTGCCGGAGGTAACGCACGTGCGGGACTGGAGCTTGCCAATAGCTCCGCGACGATCAGCGGCAGTGTAATCAATGGCAATCGACTGGGGCTGCAAATAGGCCATCAAGTCGGCTCAAACACTGGGTCGAGCGCCTCACTGTCAGACAGCAGCGCCGTCGGCGTAACGGGAGGCGCACGTGTGACGGCTTTCAGCACACTTGCGCTGGACAAGTCGACGCTGGAGGGCACGGGAACGGGCAGTGCCGGGCTTATTTTGCTCAGTGGTACGGCGTCGGCGGTAAACGGTTCACGTATTACCGGCGCACAAAACGGTGTGACATTAGGACTGGAAGGTGCGGGCTTGCCGGCCAGTCAATTGCGACTGGACCAATCAAGTGTCGAAGGCAAGGCCGGTGCAGCCATCGTCGTTGACAACGCCGGCGTATCGGCGCCTGTATCGCGTATTGATATCCTCAATGGCTCGACACTTACCGGTGGTAACGGAGCGATTCTGGAGGTCAGGGGCGCGAGCGATGTTGCACTTAATGTGGAGCGCAGCGATCTGGCTGGCAATGTCCAAGTGTCGGACAACAGCCATGCTGCCCTGAGTTTTAGTCAGGCCTCGCTCATCGGAGATGTCAGCGCTGATGCGGGAAGTACAGCAACTGTCGCATTACAGCAGGGGTCGCAATTGAGCGGCGTCATGAATAACGTTGCCACCGTTGGCATTGATAGCACTTCCAGCTGGTACCTGACGGGAAACAGCCAGGTCGGCGACCTTGCGTTGAACGGTGGCACAGTAAAACTCGGCGCTGATAATCAGTACTTCCAGTTGAACGTCCATAACCTGTCTGGTAACGGGTTGTTTGAGATGGGGACCAACTTCGCTACAAATCAAAGTGACTTTCTGAATGTCACCGGCACCGCAACCGGTGATCATCAATTGTTGATTGCCAGTACTGGCAGCGATCCCGCCAGCGGCCAGCCCATCCAGGTCGTTCACACCGCAGGAGGGGACGCCCGTTTCTCCTTGGCCAATGCCGAGGGTAAAGTCGATCTGGGGACGTTTTCCTATGGACTGAAGCAGGGCGGCAGCGGCAATGACTGGTTCCTGGATCCTGAAAGTCGCACGATCAGCCCTTCTACCCGCGCAGTGACGGCGTTATTTAATACCGCTCCGACCGTCTGGTACGGGGAATTGACTTCATTGCGCAGTCGTATGGGAGAGCTTCGATTCAATCCGGAAAAATCGGGTGCCTGGCTCAGGGCCTATGGCAACAAGTACAACGTCAATGACGCGTTTGGCGATGGATACCGCCAATCCCAGCAAGGTTTCACACTGGGGGCGGACGCTCCCCTGCATTTGGGTGAAGGACAATGGTTGTTGGGGGTAATGGCCGGGCACAGTTCCTCTGATCTGGATTTGCACCGTGGTACATCCGGCACTGTGCAAAGTTACTATGTGGGTACGTACCTGACGTGGATGGACGACGTCAGTGGTTACTACGTTGACAGCGTTCTTAAACTCAATCGGTTCCAGAACGATGCCAAGGTCGGGATGACCGATGGCAATCGCTCCAAAGGTGATTACGACAACACCGGGTTCGGTGGGTCCGTTGAAGTGGGACGTCATATCAAACTGGATGAAGGCTATTTCATCGAGCCATTTACTCAGTGGTCTGCGGTTGCCATTCAAGGCAAGGATTACAGTCTGGATAATGGATTGCAGGCCGAGGGCGACCTCACACGCTCGTTGCTTGGCAAGGTGGGGATAACGGCCGGACGGGATTTGCAATTGCGTGACGGTACGAAAGTGCAGCCTTATGTTCGAGGGGCATTTGCCCATGAGTTTTCAACGAATAATAAAGTCAAAGTCAATAATAATGTATTCAATAATGATCTTTCAGGATCAAGAGCAGAGGTGGGTGCGGGCATTGCGATCAATCTGTCGGAGCGCTGGCAGGCACATGCAGAAATTGAATACATGAATGGTAAAAGTATCGAAATGCCAATCGGTGGCACTGTAGGCGTGCAATTCAAATGGTAG
- a CDS encoding DUF1345 domain-containing protein, translating into MRFLARTHPRLSAAALFGLATGLLAPADSIVSKILIGWNAGVWTYLILMFWLTVRAKAPDVKRIADVEDENAGLVLLVVCIAALASLATITFELAGSKDLETNRKLLHYAFTAVTVIGSWLLIGVIFCVHYARLYYTWDGKEPALRFAEGLTTPNYWDFLYFSFTIGVAVQTADVGVASREMRKIVLAQSLIGFVFNTAILGFSINIAAGLFG; encoded by the coding sequence ATGCGCTTCCTTGCCCGCACCCACCCTCGCCTGTCTGCCGCCGCCCTGTTCGGCCTCGCCACCGGCCTGCTGGCACCCGCCGACTCCATCGTCAGCAAAATCCTCATTGGCTGGAACGCCGGTGTCTGGACTTACCTGATTCTGATGTTCTGGCTGACCGTGCGTGCCAAGGCCCCGGACGTCAAACGCATCGCCGACGTCGAAGACGAAAACGCCGGACTGGTGCTGTTGGTGGTGTGCATCGCCGCACTGGCGAGCCTTGCCACCATCACGTTCGAACTGGCGGGCAGCAAGGATCTGGAAACCAACCGCAAGCTCCTGCATTACGCCTTCACCGCCGTGACGGTGATCGGCTCATGGCTGCTGATCGGCGTGATCTTCTGCGTGCATTACGCGCGGTTGTATTACACCTGGGACGGCAAAGAGCCCGCCCTGCGTTTCGCCGAAGGGCTGACCACGCCCAACTATTGGGACTTCCTGTATTTCTCGTTCACCATTGGCGTGGCCGTGCAGACCGCGGATGTCGGGGTGGCATCGCGGGAGATGCGCAAGATCGTGCTGGCACAATCGCTGATCGGGTTTGTGTTCAATACGGCGATACTGGGATTTTCGATCAATATTGCGGCGGGGTTGTTCGGCTGA
- a CDS encoding efflux RND transporter permease subunit — MPQFFIDRPVFAWVVALFILLAGALAIPQLPVAQYPDVAPPQIEIYAVYPGASAQTVDESVVSLIEEELNGADHLLYFESQSSLGSATIKATFQPGTNPELAQVDVQNRLKVVESRLPQAVNQQGLQVEKVSAGFLLLITLTSSDGKLDDVALSDYLARNVMNEIKRLDGVGKAQLYGAERAMRIWIDPQKLIGFNLTPADVNAAIVAQNAQVSAGSIGDLPNPSTQEITATILVKGQLSTPEEFADIVLKANPDGSTVRVGDVARVEIGSQEYQFGTRLNGKPSTAVGVQLSPGANALNTATLVRAKMDELSRYFPAGVEYKIPYDTSPFVKVSITKVVYTLGEAMLLVFAVMFLFLQNIRYTLIPTLVVPVALMGTFATMLALGFSINVLTMFGMVLAIGILVDDAIVVVENVERIMATEGLSPKEATRKAMTQITGAIIGITLVLVAVFIPMAFMQGSVGVIYQQFSLSMATSILFSAFLALTLTPALCATLLKPVAKGEHHEKSGFFGWFNRRFERLTDRYQSWVGYALKRSGRFLLIYVVLLVGLGLCFMRLPSSFLPVEDQGYTITDIQLPPGASKNRTVQVVEQIEAHNAGEPGVGDSTVILGFSFSGSGQNAALAFTTLKDWSERGHDDSAASIADRANIALSQIKDAVAFAVLPPPVDGLGTSSGFEFRLQDRAGLGHATLMQARTELLAAAEKSPVLMNVRESALAEAPQVQLEVDRRQANALGVSFADIGNVLSTAVGSSYVNDFPNQGRMQRVVVQAEGDRRSQVDDLLKMHVRNNDGKMVPLSAFVQAKWTQGPAQLTRYNGYPAIAISGEPAPGHSTGEAMAEIERLVAQGPKGLGQEWTGLSLQERLSGSQAPILLGLSLLIVFLCLAALYESWSIPTSVLLVVPLGVLGAVLAVTLRGMPNDVFFKVGLITIIGLSAKNAILIIEFAKSLYDEGHDLIDATLQAARLRLRPIVMTSLAFILGVVPLAIATGASSASQQAIGTGVIGGMITATLAVIFVPVFFVVVMKLVQRFTKPH; from the coding sequence ATGCCGCAGTTCTTTATCGACCGCCCGGTATTCGCCTGGGTGGTCGCCCTGTTCATCCTGTTGGCCGGTGCGCTGGCCATTCCGCAATTGCCGGTGGCGCAATACCCCGACGTCGCGCCGCCACAGATCGAAATCTACGCCGTGTACCCCGGCGCTTCGGCACAGACCGTCGACGAGAGCGTGGTCAGCCTGATCGAAGAGGAACTCAACGGTGCCGATCACCTGTTGTATTTCGAATCGCAGAGCAGCCTCGGAAGCGCGACGATCAAAGCCACGTTCCAGCCGGGCACCAACCCTGAACTGGCGCAGGTCGATGTGCAGAACCGCCTCAAGGTGGTGGAGTCGCGCCTGCCGCAAGCGGTGAACCAGCAGGGTCTGCAGGTGGAAAAAGTTTCCGCCGGTTTTCTCCTGCTGATTACCCTGACCTCCAGCGACGGCAAACTCGATGACGTGGCGCTCAGTGATTACCTGGCGCGTAACGTGATGAACGAGATCAAGCGTCTGGACGGCGTCGGCAAGGCCCAGTTGTATGGCGCCGAGCGGGCGATGCGTATCTGGATCGATCCGCAGAAACTCATCGGTTTCAACCTGACCCCGGCTGACGTCAACGCCGCCATCGTCGCGCAGAATGCACAGGTCTCGGCGGGCAGCATCGGCGACTTGCCCAATCCGTCCACTCAGGAAATCACCGCCACTATCCTGGTCAAGGGCCAGCTGTCGACACCGGAAGAATTTGCCGACATCGTGCTCAAGGCCAACCCGGACGGCTCTACGGTGCGAGTCGGTGACGTCGCGCGAGTCGAGATCGGCAGTCAGGAATACCAGTTCGGTACGCGCCTCAATGGCAAGCCGTCCACCGCGGTGGGCGTGCAGCTGTCGCCGGGGGCCAACGCGCTGAACACCGCGACGCTGGTGCGGGCGAAGATGGACGAGCTGTCGCGCTACTTCCCCGCCGGGGTCGAATACAAGATCCCGTACGACACCTCGCCGTTCGTCAAAGTCTCGATCACCAAAGTGGTTTACACCCTCGGCGAAGCGATGCTGCTGGTGTTTGCGGTGATGTTCCTGTTCCTGCAGAACATTCGCTACACGCTGATCCCGACGCTGGTGGTACCGGTTGCGCTGATGGGCACGTTCGCGACCATGCTGGCGCTGGGCTTCTCGATCAACGTTTTGACCATGTTCGGCATGGTGCTGGCCATCGGCATTCTGGTCGACGATGCCATCGTTGTGGTGGAGAACGTCGAACGGATCATGGCCACCGAGGGCCTGTCGCCCAAGGAAGCCACGCGCAAGGCGATGACACAAATCACCGGCGCGATCATCGGCATCACCCTCGTTCTGGTGGCGGTATTCATTCCGATGGCGTTCATGCAGGGCTCGGTCGGGGTCATTTACCAGCAGTTCTCGCTGTCGATGGCGACCTCGATCCTGTTCTCGGCGTTCCTCGCCCTGACGTTGACACCGGCACTGTGCGCGACACTGCTCAAACCGGTTGCCAAGGGCGAGCATCACGAGAAATCCGGATTCTTCGGCTGGTTCAACCGCCGCTTCGAACGCCTGACTGACCGCTATCAAAGCTGGGTTGGTTATGCGTTGAAGCGCAGCGGGCGTTTTCTGCTGATCTATGTCGTGCTGCTGGTGGGACTGGGCCTGTGCTTCATGCGTCTACCCTCCTCGTTCCTGCCGGTGGAAGACCAGGGTTACACCATCACCGACATTCAACTGCCACCGGGTGCGAGCAAGAACCGCACGGTGCAGGTGGTCGAACAGATCGAGGCGCACAACGCCGGGGAACCGGGCGTAGGTGACAGCACGGTGATTCTCGGCTTCAGCTTCTCCGGTAGCGGGCAGAACGCCGCACTGGCGTTCACCACCCTCAAGGACTGGTCGGAGCGTGGCCACGATGATTCGGCGGCCTCGATTGCCGATCGCGCCAACATCGCGCTGAGCCAGATCAAGGACGCCGTCGCGTTCGCTGTTCTTCCGCCACCGGTGGATGGTCTGGGTACATCGAGCGGTTTCGAGTTCCGCCTGCAAGATCGCGCTGGCCTTGGCCACGCAACGTTGATGCAGGCGCGCACTGAATTGCTCGCGGCCGCCGAGAAAAGTCCGGTGCTGATGAACGTGCGCGAAAGCGCGCTGGCCGAAGCGCCGCAAGTCCAGCTGGAAGTGGATCGCCGCCAGGCCAATGCGTTGGGTGTGTCGTTCGCCGACATCGGCAACGTACTGTCGACGGCGGTGGGTTCCTCCTACGTCAATGACTTCCCCAACCAGGGCAGGATGCAACGGGTTGTGGTGCAGGCTGAAGGTGACCGCCGCAGCCAGGTCGACGACTTGCTGAAAATGCACGTGCGCAACAACGACGGCAAGATGGTGCCGCTGTCGGCGTTCGTGCAAGCGAAATGGACCCAGGGGCCTGCGCAGTTGACCCGTTACAACGGCTATCCGGCGATTGCGATTTCCGGCGAACCGGCCCCGGGGCACAGCACCGGTGAAGCCATGGCGGAAATCGAACGGCTGGTGGCCCAAGGGCCGAAAGGCCTGGGCCAGGAATGGACGGGGCTGTCGTTGCAGGAGCGTTTGTCCGGCAGTCAGGCGCCGATTCTGTTGGGCCTGTCTTTGCTGATCGTGTTCCTGTGCCTGGCAGCGCTGTACGAGAGTTGGTCGATCCCGACCTCGGTGTTGCTGGTGGTGCCGCTGGGCGTGCTCGGTGCGGTATTGGCGGTGACGTTGCGCGGGATGCCCAACGACGTGTTCTTCAAGGTCGGGCTGATCACCATCATCGGTCTGTCGGCGAAAAACGCGATCCTGATCATTGAGTTCGCCAAGAGCCTTTATGACGAAGGTCACGACCTGATCGATGCAACGTTGCAGGCGGCTCGCTTGCGCCTGCGGCCGATTGTGATGACTTCGCTGGCGTTCATTCTCGGTGTGGTGCCACTGGCCATCGCCACGGGTGCCAGCTCGGCGAGCCAGCAAGCGATCGGCACTGGTGTCATCGGCGGCATGATCACCGCCACATTGGCAGTGATCTTCGTCCCGGTGTTCTTCGTCGTTGTCATGAAGCTCGTGCAACGCTTTACCAAGCCCCACTGA
- a CDS encoding efflux RND transporter periplasmic adaptor subunit, which translates to MSKNLLAGLGLIAMALTLSACDSSSNAEEQAPPATVRIETIAAHPLSISSELSGRIAAPRIAEVRARVPGVVLQRTFREGSDVKKGDVLFRIDPAPFKADLDSAEAALRKAEANAFQAKLQEQRYAQLIDDKAISGQDYDNARANARQTAADVAANKAAVERAKLNLGYATVTAPISGRVGRALVTEGALVGQNETTPLALIQQLNPIHADVTQSTRELNELRRAFRSGQLQQVGQDQVKATLIQDDGSLYPLPGKLLFADITVDPGTGQIILRSEFPNPDLDLLPGSFVRVRLEQATIQQGITVPQRAVQRDSAGIAQVLTVDEQMRVAQQPVQLGAVQNDRWIVTGGLKPGDRIVIEGLQHARPGEKVQIDDTPLPLAQTSGQ; encoded by the coding sequence ATGTCGAAAAATCTGCTGGCCGGGCTCGGCCTGATCGCAATGGCGCTGACGCTGAGCGCCTGTGATTCATCCTCGAACGCCGAAGAACAGGCGCCGCCAGCGACCGTGCGCATCGAAACCATTGCAGCGCACCCCCTGTCGATCAGCAGCGAACTCAGCGGGCGGATTGCCGCGCCACGGATTGCCGAAGTGCGCGCCCGGGTCCCCGGTGTGGTGCTGCAACGCACATTCCGCGAAGGCAGCGATGTGAAAAAGGGCGATGTGCTGTTCCGTATCGACCCGGCCCCCTTCAAGGCTGACCTCGACAGCGCCGAAGCCGCACTGCGCAAGGCCGAGGCCAATGCATTCCAGGCGAAATTGCAGGAGCAGCGTTACGCCCAGTTGATCGACGACAAGGCCATCAGCGGTCAGGACTACGACAATGCCCGCGCCAATGCCCGGCAAACTGCCGCCGATGTTGCGGCCAACAAGGCCGCAGTGGAACGCGCGAAGCTGAACCTCGGTTATGCCACCGTCACCGCGCCGATTTCCGGGCGGGTCGGTCGGGCGCTGGTTACCGAAGGCGCGCTGGTCGGGCAAAACGAAACAACGCCCCTGGCGCTGATTCAGCAACTGAACCCGATTCATGCCGACGTTACCCAGTCGACTCGCGAGCTCAATGAACTGCGCCGGGCCTTCCGCTCCGGTCAGTTGCAGCAGGTCGGTCAGGACCAAGTCAAAGCCACATTGATTCAGGACGACGGCAGCCTGTATCCGTTGCCGGGCAAACTGTTGTTCGCCGACATCACGGTCGACCCGGGCACCGGCCAGATCATCCTGCGCAGCGAGTTCCCCAATCCGGACCTTGATCTGCTGCCCGGCAGTTTCGTCCGTGTGCGCCTGGAACAGGCAACGATCCAGCAGGGCATCACCGTGCCGCAACGTGCGGTGCAGCGTGACAGCGCCGGGATCGCGCAAGTGCTGACCGTCGACGAGCAAATGCGCGTGGCCCAGCAACCGGTGCAACTGGGTGCTGTGCAGAACGATCGCTGGATCGTCACCGGCGGCCTGAAGCCCGGTGACCGCATTGTCATCGAAGGCCTGCAGCACGCCCGCCCCGGCGAAAAAGTGCAGATCGACGACACCCCTCTTCCACTTGCCCAGACCTCTGGTCAGTAA
- a CDS encoding response regulator transcription factor — protein sequence MPNILLVEDDTALAELISSYLERNGYSVSVIGRGDHVRERARVNPPDLVILDLMLPGLDGLQVCRLLRADSATLPILMLTARDDSHDQVLGLEMGADDYVTKPCEPRVLLARVRTLLRRSSLGEPLTANDRILMGNLCIDLSERTVTWRDQPVELSSGEYNLLVVLARHAGEVLSRDQILQRLRGIEFNGTDRSVDVAISKLRRKFDDHAGEARKIKTVWGKGYLFSRSEWEC from the coding sequence ATGCCCAACATCCTCCTGGTCGAAGACGACACCGCCCTCGCCGAACTGATTTCCAGCTACCTGGAGCGCAACGGCTACTCCGTCAGCGTGATCGGCCGTGGCGACCATGTGCGCGAGCGGGCGCGGGTCAACCCGCCGGATCTGGTGATTCTCGACCTGATGCTGCCGGGCCTCGACGGCCTGCAAGTCTGCCGCCTGTTGCGTGCCGATTCGGCGACGCTGCCGATCCTCATGCTCACCGCCCGCGATGACAGTCACGATCAAGTGCTGGGCCTGGAAATGGGCGCCGACGATTACGTCACCAAGCCATGCGAACCCCGGGTGTTGCTGGCGCGGGTGCGCACCCTGTTGCGCCGCAGCAGCCTTGGCGAACCGCTGACTGCCAACGACCGCATTCTGATGGGCAATCTGTGCATCGACCTGTCCGAGCGCACCGTGACCTGGCGCGATCAGCCGGTCGAGCTGTCGAGTGGCGAATACAATTTGCTGGTGGTGCTGGCGCGGCATGCCGGTGAGGTGCTGAGTCGCGACCAGATCCTGCAACGCCTGCGCGGGATCGAATTCAACGGCACTGACCGTTCGGTCGACGTGGCGATTTCCAAACTGCGGCGCAAGTTCGACGATCACGCCGGCGAAGCGCGCAAGATCAAGACTGTGTGGGGCAAGGGCTACCTGTTCAGCCGTTCCGAATGGGAATGCTGA
- a CDS encoding ATP-binding protein, giving the protein MFRILFRLYLVTIVSYSAAIYLVPDLVVMAFRERFVTYNLDYSRGLQSLITRQFHAVPHDQWSALAASMDKDFQPLHIVLARIDDAGFTAIEQQRLRRGENVVRIGDWGWRTLAVAPLDDTTAVQMVVPPDPMDVNLLYWSINVLIGATLLACLLMWLRPHWRDLERLKGTAERFGKGHLSERTKIAPSSNIGSLANVFDTMAGDIENLLNQQRDLLNAVSHELRTPLTRLDFGLALALSDDLPATSRERLQGLVAHIRELDELVLELLSYSRLQNPAQLPEQVDVSLDEFIDSILGSVDEELESPEIVIDVLLHGQLERFALDPRLTARAIQNLLRNAMRYCEKRIQVGVQVNAEGCEIWVDDDGIGIPDDERERIFEPFYRLDRSRDRATGGFGLGLAISRRALEAQGGTLTVEGSPLGGARFRLWLPTAA; this is encoded by the coding sequence ATGTTTCGCATCCTGTTTCGCCTGTATCTGGTGACAATCGTCTCCTACAGCGCCGCGATCTACCTGGTGCCGGATCTGGTGGTCATGGCCTTCCGCGAGCGCTTCGTCACCTACAACCTCGACTATTCGCGCGGGCTGCAATCGCTGATCACCCGACAGTTTCACGCGGTGCCACACGATCAGTGGTCGGCGCTGGCGGCGTCGATGGACAAGGACTTCCAGCCGTTGCACATCGTCCTGGCCCGGATCGACGACGCCGGGTTTACCGCCATCGAACAGCAGCGCCTGCGTCGTGGCGAAAACGTGGTGCGCATTGGCGATTGGGGCTGGCGCACGCTGGCCGTCGCGCCGCTGGATGACACCACCGCCGTGCAAATGGTCGTGCCGCCCGACCCGATGGACGTCAATCTGTTGTACTGGAGCATCAACGTCTTGATTGGCGCGACCTTGCTGGCTTGCCTGTTGATGTGGCTGCGCCCGCACTGGCGTGATCTGGAACGTCTCAAAGGCACCGCCGAACGCTTCGGTAAGGGTCATCTGAGCGAGCGCACGAAAATCGCTCCGAGCTCCAACATCGGCAGCCTCGCCAATGTGTTCGACACCATGGCCGGCGACATCGAAAACCTGCTCAACCAGCAGCGCGACTTGCTCAACGCGGTGTCCCACGAACTGCGCACGCCGCTGACCCGTCTGGATTTCGGCCTGGCGCTGGCGCTGTCGGATGACTTGCCGGCGACCAGTCGCGAGCGCTTGCAGGGCCTGGTTGCGCACATTCGCGAGCTCGATGAGCTGGTGCTCGAATTGCTCTCCTACAGCCGCTTGCAGAACCCGGCGCAGTTGCCGGAGCAGGTCGACGTGTCGCTGGACGAGTTCATCGACAGCATTCTGGGCAGTGTCGACGAAGAACTGGAGTCGCCGGAAATCGTCATCGACGTGTTGTTGCACGGGCAACTGGAACGTTTCGCGCTGGATCCGCGCCTGACTGCCCGGGCCATTCAGAACCTGCTGCGCAATGCCATGCGGTACTGCGAGAAGCGCATTCAGGTTGGCGTGCAGGTCAATGCCGAAGGGTGTGAGATCTGGGTGGATGACGACGGCATCGGCATTCCCGACGATGAGCGCGAAAGAATTTTCGAGCCGTTCTATCGCCTGGATCGCAGCCGTGATCGGGCTACCGGCGGGTTTGGCCTGGGCCTGGCGATCAGCCGCCGGGCGCTGGAAGCGCAGGGCGGTACCTTGACGGTTGAAGGTTCGCCACTGGGCGGTGCGCGCTTCAGACTGTGGTTGCCCACCGCCGCCTGA
- a CDS encoding anti-sigma factor family protein, which yields MNTPSDEQLVAYLDDELDRDHRQQLDNAIAEDPLLSLRVQWLQRSNLPYKKAYDELAQQAPLDRLQARLDAIPAPERPGLSRRWFIGGAAAALVAGGVLADRLFLGWHAAQSNNWRALVGDYMALYVPQTLDHLATDDATQRAQLREVDARLGLNLSPAALKLPAAEFKRAQMLEYDGVPIAQIVYLDAKHGPLALCVTRSNSGSQPLAHERRHEMNVVYWTEREHAWMLIGRNPADELEQRAMLLRSHALQA from the coding sequence ATGAACACACCTTCGGATGAGCAACTGGTCGCTTACCTGGACGACGAACTCGACCGCGACCATCGCCAGCAACTCGACAACGCCATCGCCGAAGACCCATTGCTCAGTCTGCGTGTGCAGTGGCTCCAGCGCAGTAACCTGCCCTACAAAAAAGCCTATGACGAACTGGCGCAACAAGCGCCGCTGGATCGTCTGCAAGCCCGACTGGATGCTATTCCTGCGCCGGAGCGTCCGGGCTTGAGCCGGCGTTGGTTTATCGGTGGCGCCGCGGCGGCGCTGGTGGCCGGCGGCGTGCTGGCTGACCGGTTGTTTCTCGGTTGGCATGCCGCGCAATCAAACAACTGGCGTGCGTTGGTGGGCGATTACATGGCGCTGTATGTGCCGCAGACGCTCGATCATCTAGCGACGGATGACGCCACTCAACGGGCGCAATTGCGCGAGGTCGATGCGCGTCTTGGCCTGAACCTGTCACCCGCTGCGTTGAAGCTGCCGGCGGCCGAATTCAAACGGGCGCAAATGCTTGAGTATGACGGCGTGCCCATCGCGCAGATCGTTTACCTCGACGCGAAACATGGCCCGCTGGCCCTGTGTGTGACCCGTTCGAACAGCGGCAGTCAGCCGTTGGCGCATGAGCGTCGGCATGAAATGAATGTGGTGTATTGGACCGAGCGTGAGCATGCGTGGATGTTGATCGGGCGCAATCCAGCTGACGAGTTGGAACAACGCGCCATGTTGTTACGCTCGCACGCCTTGCAGGCGTAA
- a CDS encoding sigma-70 family RNA polymerase sigma factor encodes MARLWRYGLLLSRNRHVAEDLVQATCVRALERSVQYVAGTRMDRWLLSILHSIWLNEVRARRVRQGAGQVDADGQLAFDGEYAAQTHVMAAQVIRRVDALPETQRETVYLAYVEGLSYREVAEILQVPIGTVMSRLATARLKLAEYPPLQAVPKSTEGDR; translated from the coding sequence CTGGCGCGCCTGTGGCGCTACGGTTTGCTGCTGTCGCGCAATCGGCATGTGGCCGAGGATCTGGTGCAAGCGACGTGCGTGCGGGCACTGGAGCGCTCGGTTCAGTACGTGGCCGGCACGCGCATGGATCGCTGGCTGCTGAGCATTCTGCATTCGATCTGGCTCAATGAAGTGCGCGCCCGTCGCGTGCGTCAAGGCGCGGGCCAGGTCGATGCCGACGGTCAACTGGCATTCGACGGTGAGTACGCCGCGCAGACCCACGTGATGGCGGCGCAAGTGATTCGTCGTGTCGACGCGTTGCCCGAAACCCAGCGCGAGACGGTGTACCTGGCCTATGTCGAAGGCCTGTCCTACCGCGAAGTCGCCGAAATTCTGCAGGTGCCGATCGGCACGGTGATGAGCCGACTGGCCACCGCCCGCCTGAAACTCGCCGAATACCCGCCCTTGCAAGCGGTGCCGAAATCCACCGAAGGAGACCGCTGA